The following are from one region of the Jeongeupia sp. USM3 genome:
- a CDS encoding TauD/TfdA family dioxygenase yields MSQITLHPVAGRIGAEIRGLQLSGTLPADAVAEINAALLKYKVVFFRGQTLDDAGQQAFASLLGDPVAHPTVPTVAGTDYVLELDSAHGGRANSWHTDVTFVDAYPKASILRAIKIPEHGGDTVWANTHAAYLDLPAPLRELADTLWAVHSNEYDYASYRQNVSPEAIERYKNVFTSTLYETEHPVVHVHPETGERNLLLGHFFKKLKDLTSADSQHIYAVLQSHVTRLENTVRWRWQAGDVAIWDNRATQHYAINDYGDAHRVLHRVTVAGVPAVSVDGQTSRTVSKAPRFAPAANTGSAEKVA; encoded by the coding sequence ATGAGCCAGATCACTCTCCACCCGGTCGCCGGCCGCATCGGCGCCGAAATCCGCGGCCTGCAGCTGTCGGGAACGCTGCCCGCCGACGCGGTCGCCGAAATCAACGCCGCACTGCTCAAGTACAAGGTCGTGTTCTTCCGCGGCCAGACGCTCGACGACGCCGGCCAGCAGGCGTTCGCCAGCCTGCTCGGCGATCCGGTCGCGCATCCGACCGTGCCGACCGTCGCCGGCACCGACTACGTACTCGAACTCGACTCGGCCCACGGCGGCCGCGCCAACAGCTGGCACACCGACGTGACCTTCGTCGACGCCTATCCGAAGGCGTCGATCCTGCGGGCGATCAAGATCCCCGAGCACGGCGGCGACACCGTCTGGGCCAACACCCATGCCGCGTATCTGGATCTGCCGGCGCCGCTGCGCGAACTCGCCGACACGCTCTGGGCCGTGCACAGCAACGAGTACGACTACGCCAGCTATCGCCAGAACGTCAGCCCCGAGGCGATCGAGCGCTACAAGAACGTGTTCACCTCGACCCTGTACGAAACCGAGCACCCGGTCGTCCACGTCCACCCGGAAACCGGCGAACGCAACCTGCTGCTCGGCCACTTCTTCAAGAAGCTGAAGGATCTGACCAGCGCCGACTCGCAGCACATCTACGCGGTGCTGCAGAGCCACGTGACCCGGCTCGAGAACACCGTGCGCTGGCGCTGGCAGGCCGGCGACGTGGCGATCTGGGACAACCGTGCGACCCAGCACTACGCGATCAACGACTACGGCGACGCCCACCGCGTGCTGCACCGGGTCACCGTGGCCGGCGTGCCGGCGGTGTCGGTCGACGGCCAGACCAGCCGCACCGTCAGCAAGGCGCCGAGGTTCGCACCGGCGGCCAATACCGGCAGCGCCGAAAAAGTCGCCTGA
- a CDS encoding ABC transporter substrate-binding protein, with protein MKALFRFAAAALAFALGADALAAAAPKVIRIGVSQVGTGNRPVIGGSTFGIVASRGEIEEEFRKDGIKVEWNYFKGAGPAANEALANRLLDFVFQGDMASLVGRASGLKSRIIVAQTRNGPGYIAVPTGGSEQSINDLKGKKLAVFKGTAIQLQLARLFDQKGLTERDFRTINMDTATTQAAIATRDIDGGLFGADIFPLVDRGIARVIQKTAPEFGLTSHVSVTDEFEKQHPDIVQRFVNVIVRTQAWVGDEKNRDQVFQQWAKSGTPYSAFKRDYDGASLRERQSPLLDENFYAHYRDSLALAKKFKLVRGDIDVDQWIEPKYLRQALRDQKLEGYWVELDAAGKSRLAAR; from the coding sequence ATGAAAGCACTGTTCCGTTTTGCCGCCGCCGCACTGGCGTTTGCGCTCGGCGCCGACGCGCTTGCTGCGGCCGCGCCCAAGGTCATTCGCATCGGCGTCTCGCAGGTCGGCACCGGCAACCGGCCGGTCATCGGCGGCAGCACCTTCGGCATCGTCGCCAGCCGTGGCGAGATCGAGGAAGAGTTCCGCAAGGACGGCATCAAGGTCGAGTGGAACTACTTCAAGGGCGCCGGCCCGGCCGCCAACGAGGCGCTGGCCAACAGGCTGCTCGATTTCGTCTTCCAGGGCGACATGGCCTCGCTGGTCGGCCGTGCCAGCGGGCTCAAGTCCCGGATCATCGTCGCGCAGACGCGCAACGGCCCGGGCTACATCGCCGTGCCGACCGGCGGCAGCGAGCAGAGCATCAACGATCTGAAGGGCAAGAAGCTCGCGGTGTTCAAGGGCACGGCGATTCAGCTGCAGCTGGCGCGGCTGTTCGACCAGAAGGGGCTGACCGAGCGCGATTTCCGCACCATCAACATGGATACCGCGACGACGCAGGCGGCGATCGCGACGCGGGACATCGACGGCGGGCTGTTCGGCGCCGACATCTTCCCGCTGGTCGACCGCGGCATCGCCCGGGTGATCCAGAAGACCGCGCCCGAGTTCGGGCTGACCAGCCACGTGTCGGTGACCGACGAGTTCGAGAAGCAGCATCCGGACATCGTCCAGCGCTTCGTCAACGTCATCGTCAGGACGCAGGCGTGGGTCGGCGACGAGAAGAATCGCGACCAGGTGTTCCAGCAGTGGGCCAAGTCGGGCACGCCGTACTCGGCGTTCAAGCGCGACTACGACGGCGCGTCGCTGCGTGAACGCCAGAGCCCGCTGCTCGACGAGAACTTCTACGCCCACTACCGCGATTCGCTGGCGCTGGCGAAGAAGTTCAAGCTGGTGCGCGGCGATATCGACGTCGACCAGTGGATCGAGCCGAAGTACCTCAGGCAGGCGCTCAGGGACCAGAAGCTCGAAGGCTACTGGGTCGAGCTGGACGCCGCCGGCAAGTCCAGGCTGGCGGCCCGGTGA
- a CDS encoding ABC transporter ATP-binding protein, translating into MSTLSFNHVGKQYRVKGEPLDVLDDINLHIQPGEFVAIVGSSGCGKSTLLRLAIGLDDDYRGQIRIDGEKISGTSLERGIVFQEHRLFPWLTVEQNVGLALENSPLSNDQKKRTIADHLDLVGLKGFETAYPYQLSGGMSQRVAIARGLVNRPGVLLLDEPFGALDALTRANLQAELRRIWQQEGITMILVTHDVEEATFLADRIVVLQPRPGRIKRIVPVPLPHPRNRADPAFVSIKDDVLSEFGHEPRSQLLEPVSRPFGDYVFAW; encoded by the coding sequence ATGAGCACCCTCAGCTTCAATCACGTCGGCAAGCAGTACCGCGTCAAGGGCGAACCGCTCGACGTGCTCGACGACATCAATCTGCACATCCAGCCCGGCGAGTTCGTCGCCATCGTCGGCAGCTCCGGTTGCGGCAAGTCGACGCTCTTACGGCTGGCGATCGGCCTCGACGACGACTACCGCGGCCAGATCCGCATCGACGGCGAGAAGATCAGCGGCACCAGCCTCGAACGCGGCATCGTGTTCCAGGAGCACCGGCTGTTTCCGTGGCTGACGGTCGAGCAGAACGTCGGTCTGGCACTCGAGAACTCGCCGCTGTCTAACGACCAGAAGAAACGGACGATCGCCGACCACCTCGACCTCGTCGGCCTCAAGGGTTTCGAGACCGCCTATCCTTATCAGTTGTCGGGGGGCATGAGCCAGCGCGTCGCCATCGCCCGCGGCCTCGTCAACCGGCCGGGCGTGCTGTTGCTCGACGAGCCGTTCGGCGCACTCGACGCGCTGACCCGCGCCAACCTGCAGGCCGAGCTGCGGCGCATCTGGCAGCAGGAGGGCATCACGATGATTCTGGTGACCCACGATGTCGAGGAAGCAACTTTCCTCGCCGACCGCATCGTCGTGCTGCAGCCACGTCCGGGGCGGATCAAGCGCATCGTGCCGGTACCGCTGCCGCATCCGCGCAACCGCGCCGACCCGGCCTTCGTCTCGATCAAGGACGACGTGCTGTCCGAGTTCGGCCACGAACCCAGGTCGCAACTGCTTGAACCAGTGTCGCGGCCGTTCGGCGACTACGTGTTCGCCTGGTAG
- a CDS encoding lytic polysaccharide monooxygenase translates to MKLYWSALFLPFFSLVPNLALAHGTMEVPVSRVLNCFKEGPEAPQSAACQAAVAVSGPQMLYDWNGVNQLPNGNHQAFVPDGQLCGGGKSNYAGLNLARTDWVSTPIAPDGNGNFEFIYNAPAPHTTKNWVFYVTKDGWDQTQPLKWSDLEKFCELGNTPVDSTKRYHLTCPLPKNKTGAHIIYNTWQRSDSAEAFYSCSDVRFSAVVSTYKELGQIRASQDLASDTKVTLRLFDANGGDLESISAVMSWDSVTGAEMFRAANWPYYLAKAINSASRYIVAGVLNASGAVVPETNATTNRVYSRDGKSYTYAIDVAGSAVPSPTPAPTPAPTPAPTPVPTPAPTPAPTPAPTPVPTPVPTPAPTPAPTPAPTPTPAPSSNCAAAWSAGTTYANPGNTVSYLGHNYKNKWWTVGDDPTKSGQWGVWQDLGVCK, encoded by the coding sequence ATGAAGCTGTACTGGAGTGCGCTGTTTTTGCCGTTTTTTTCGCTGGTACCCAATCTGGCCCTTGCACATGGCACGATGGAAGTGCCGGTCAGCCGTGTACTGAACTGCTTCAAGGAAGGTCCTGAAGCGCCCCAGTCGGCCGCATGCCAGGCGGCCGTTGCGGTTTCGGGCCCGCAGATGCTGTATGACTGGAACGGCGTGAACCAGTTGCCCAACGGCAACCATCAGGCCTTCGTGCCGGATGGCCAGTTGTGTGGCGGTGGCAAGTCGAACTATGCGGGGCTGAATCTGGCCCGTACCGACTGGGTGAGCACGCCGATCGCGCCGGACGGCAACGGCAACTTCGAGTTCATCTACAACGCCCCGGCTCCGCATACGACGAAGAACTGGGTGTTCTACGTGACCAAGGATGGCTGGGACCAGACGCAGCCGCTGAAGTGGAGCGATCTGGAGAAGTTCTGCGAACTGGGTAATACCCCCGTGGACAGCACCAAGCGCTATCACCTGACCTGCCCGCTGCCGAAGAACAAGACCGGCGCGCACATCATCTACAACACCTGGCAGCGTTCCGACAGCGCCGAGGCGTTCTACTCGTGCTCCGACGTCCGTTTCTCGGCCGTGGTGTCGACCTACAAGGAACTGGGGCAGATTCGCGCGTCGCAAGACCTCGCTTCGGATACCAAGGTGACGCTGCGCCTGTTTGATGCCAACGGCGGCGACCTCGAGTCGATCAGTGCCGTGATGAGCTGGGACAGCGTGACCGGCGCCGAGATGTTCCGCGCCGCCAACTGGCCGTACTACCTGGCGAAGGCGATCAACAGCGCATCGCGCTACATTGTTGCCGGCGTACTCAACGCCAGCGGTGCCGTCGTTCCGGAAACGAATGCGACGACCAACCGTGTGTATTCGCGTGACGGCAAGTCGTATACCTACGCGATTGATGTCGCCGGCTCCGCGGTACCGAGCCCGACGCCTGCTCCGACTCCGGCACCGACTCCGGCACCGACTCCGGTTCCGACGCCTGCTCCGACGCCTGCTCCGACTCCGGCACCAACGCCGGTTCCGACCCCGGTGCCGACCCCGGCACCAACGCCCGCACCGACGCCCGCACCGACCCCGACTCCGGCACCGTCGTCGAACTGCGCGGCGGCCTGGAGTGCCGGTACGACCTATGCCAACCCCGGCAATACCGTCAGCTACCTCGGCCACAACTACAAGAACAAGTGGTGGACGGTGGGTGACGATCCGACCAAGTCTGGTCAGTGGGGCGTGTGGCAGGACCTTGGTGTCTGCAAGTAA
- the cydP gene encoding cytochrome oxidase putative small subunit CydP codes for MNMKRRTGLPLWAEITAMLLIKCLLLYGAWTLWFSAPLAKNMTVPDAAISQQLLGQPGTDKSNSTAPGETNATRR; via the coding sequence ATGAACATGAAGCGAAGAACCGGCTTGCCGCTGTGGGCGGAGATCACCGCGATGTTGCTGATCAAGTGCCTGCTGCTCTACGGTGCATGGACGCTGTGGTTTTCCGCGCCGCTGGCCAAGAACATGACCGTGCCCGATGCCGCCATCAGCCAACAGCTGCTGGGCCAGCCCGGGACAGACAAATCCAATTCAACCGCCCCTGGAGAAACCAATGCTACCCGCCGCTGA
- a CDS encoding GbsR/MarR family transcriptional regulator — MMSPLTERFVSHFGEMGSRWGVNRTVGQIYALLFLSSKPLNADEIGEALGFSRSNVSMGLKELQAWRLVRLLHQPGDRREYFETPKDVWEIFRTLAEEKRRREVEPTLSLLRDALLESAQDDTERHAQARMREMHDLIEMTTGWFDEVQRLSPETLRKLMQLGTRVTKLLEMAERLRMGGKE; from the coding sequence ATGATGTCGCCACTGACCGAACGTTTTGTCTCGCATTTCGGCGAGATGGGCAGCCGCTGGGGCGTGAACCGCACCGTCGGGCAGATCTACGCCTTGTTGTTTCTCTCATCGAAGCCGCTCAACGCCGACGAGATCGGCGAAGCGCTCGGCTTTTCCCGCTCGAACGTCAGCATGGGGCTGAAGGAGCTTCAGGCATGGCGTCTCGTGCGCCTGTTGCATCAGCCCGGAGACCGGCGCGAGTACTTCGAGACACCGAAGGACGTCTGGGAGATCTTCCGCACGCTGGCGGAGGAGAAGCGCCGCCGCGAGGTCGAGCCGACGCTGTCCCTGCTGCGCGACGCCTTGCTCGAGTCCGCGCAGGACGATACCGAGCGTCATGCGCAGGCGCGCATGCGCGAGATGCACGATCTGATCGAGATGACCACCGGCTGGTTCGACGAGGTGCAACGCCTGTCGCCGGAGACGCTGAGAAAGCTGATGCAGCTCGGCACCCGGGTGACCAAGCTGCTGGAAATGGCCGAACGGCTGCGCATGGGCGGCAAGGAATGA
- a CDS encoding cytochrome ubiquinol oxidase subunit I — translation MLPAADVVELSRLQFGLTAMFHFLFVPLTLGLSWILVICESVYVMTGQQVYKDMTRFWGKLFGINFAMGVTTGITLEFQFGTNWAYYSHYVGDIFGVPLAIEGLMAFFLESTFVGLFFFGWDRLSKGQHLFVTFLVALGSNLSALWILIANGWMQNPVGAVFNPETMRMELASLSEVFFNPVAQVKFVHTVAAGYVAASMFVLGVSAWYLLKARDTGFALRSFAIAAGFGLASTLSVAVLGDESGYTTGEVQKVKLAAIEAEWETQPAPAAFTLFAIPDQEAERNHYEVKIPYALGLIATRSLDKQVTGIKDLKIEHEARIRSGMLAYAALEKMKAGDKSEPVRAQFAAHEKDLGFGLLLKKYTPNVVDATDAQIKAAASDTIPQVAPLYWSFRVMVGLGIWFLFIFAASFYFLARRNLAPQRWLLRLAVWSIPLPWIAIEAGWFVAEYGRQPWTISGILPTRLSASALDASQLHFSLIGLMGIYSLLFAVEMYLMLKYIRLGPSSLHTGRYFRETSAQPQSA, via the coding sequence ATGCTACCCGCCGCTGATGTGGTGGAGCTGTCGCGGCTGCAGTTCGGCCTGACCGCGATGTTCCATTTTCTGTTCGTACCGCTCACGCTCGGCCTGTCGTGGATCCTGGTGATCTGCGAATCGGTCTACGTGATGACCGGCCAGCAGGTCTACAAGGACATGACCCGCTTCTGGGGCAAATTGTTCGGCATCAACTTCGCCATGGGCGTGACCACCGGGATCACGCTCGAATTCCAGTTCGGCACCAACTGGGCGTACTACTCGCATTATGTCGGCGACATTTTCGGCGTGCCGCTGGCGATCGAGGGCCTGATGGCGTTTTTCCTCGAATCGACCTTCGTCGGGCTGTTCTTCTTCGGCTGGGACCGGCTCTCGAAAGGCCAGCACCTGTTTGTGACCTTCCTCGTCGCGCTGGGCTCGAACCTGTCGGCGCTGTGGATCCTGATCGCCAACGGCTGGATGCAGAATCCGGTCGGCGCGGTGTTCAACCCCGAGACGATGCGGATGGAGCTCGCCAGCCTGTCCGAGGTGTTCTTCAACCCGGTCGCGCAGGTCAAGTTCGTCCATACCGTTGCCGCCGGTTATGTTGCCGCGTCGATGTTCGTGCTCGGCGTGTCGGCGTGGTATCTGCTCAAGGCGCGCGATACCGGCTTTGCATTGCGCTCGTTCGCGATCGCCGCCGGTTTCGGCCTGGCGTCGACGCTGTCGGTGGCGGTGCTCGGTGACGAATCGGGCTACACCACGGGCGAGGTGCAGAAGGTCAAGCTCGCGGCGATCGAGGCCGAATGGGAAACCCAGCCGGCGCCGGCGGCATTCACGCTGTTCGCGATTCCGGACCAGGAGGCCGAGCGCAACCATTACGAGGTGAAGATTCCGTACGCGCTCGGGCTGATCGCGACGCGTTCGCTCGATAAGCAGGTGACCGGGATCAAGGACCTGAAGATCGAGCACGAGGCGCGCATCCGCAGCGGCATGCTGGCGTACGCGGCGCTGGAGAAGATGAAGGCCGGCGACAAGAGCGAACCGGTCAGGGCGCAGTTCGCCGCGCACGAAAAGGATCTCGGATTCGGCCTGCTGCTGAAGAAGTACACGCCGAACGTCGTTGATGCGACCGATGCGCAGATCAAGGCCGCGGCCAGCGACACGATTCCGCAGGTCGCGCCGCTGTACTGGTCGTTCCGCGTCATGGTCGGCCTCGGCATCTGGTTCCTGTTCATCTTTGCCGCATCGTTCTACTTCCTGGCACGCCGCAACCTGGCACCGCAGCGCTGGCTGCTCAGGCTGGCGGTCTGGTCGATTCCGCTGCCGTGGATCGCGATCGAGGCGGGCTGGTTCGTTGCCGAATACGGCCGCCAGCCGTGGACGATCTCCGGCATCCTGCCGACACGGCTGTCGGCATCGGCGCTCGACGCGAGCCAGCTGCACTTCAGCCTGATCGGCCTGATGGGTATCTATTCGCTGCT
- a CDS encoding ABC transporter permease has protein sequence MAMTEAIAVPAAPVAWGPALATAGTRLWHGALALILPLSVLVLWHSATANGWVAQQILPAPKLVWTTLLELWGTGELWTNLAISLTRVAWGFSAALVIGLALGVAMGLSKTAEAYLYPSFKAISEVPVLGWIPLLIMLVGIGEAMKIIVIAKAAAVPITINTQQGIRNIPQQYLEVARVYRFKPVQLWRRVIFPSTLPSLFNGFRYGLTNAWLSLVTVELLASSEGIGYQMVWGRQLFQLDVVMACMAVIGLVGLAIDLFLQITETRLLRWRRTAL, from the coding sequence ATGGCAATGACCGAAGCGATCGCGGTCCCGGCCGCGCCGGTAGCATGGGGGCCGGCGCTGGCGACGGCGGGCACCCGGCTCTGGCACGGCGCGCTGGCGCTGATCCTGCCGCTGTCGGTGCTGGTGCTGTGGCACTCGGCCACGGCCAACGGCTGGGTCGCGCAGCAGATCCTGCCGGCCCCAAAGCTGGTATGGACGACGCTGCTCGAGCTGTGGGGTACGGGCGAGCTGTGGACCAATCTGGCGATCAGCCTGACCCGCGTCGCCTGGGGTTTTTCGGCCGCGCTGGTGATCGGCCTGGCGCTCGGTGTGGCGATGGGGCTGTCGAAAACCGCCGAGGCGTATCTCTATCCGAGCTTCAAGGCGATTTCCGAAGTGCCGGTGCTCGGCTGGATTCCGCTCCTGATCATGCTCGTCGGCATCGGCGAGGCGATGAAGATCATCGTCATCGCCAAGGCCGCCGCGGTGCCGATCACGATCAACACCCAGCAGGGCATCCGCAACATCCCGCAGCAGTATCTCGAGGTCGCGCGCGTCTACCGCTTCAAGCCGGTCCAGTTGTGGCGGCGGGTGATCTTCCCGTCGACGCTGCCGAGCCTGTTCAACGGCTTCCGCTACGGCCTGACCAACGCCTGGCTCTCCCTGGTGACGGTCGAGCTGCTCGCGTCGAGCGAAGGCATCGGCTACCAGATGGTCTGGGGCCGGCAGCTGTTCCAGCTCGATGTGGTGATGGCGTGCATGGCCGTCATCGGCCTCGTCGGCCTTGCGATCGACCTGTTCCTGCAAATCACCGAAACCCGGCTGCTGCGCTGGCGGCGCACGGCGCTCTGA
- a CDS encoding OmpP1/FadL family transporter — protein MSAPSASASGLSFYETGGPEVGLAGAGMAARAQDATTILGNPAGMTHLAGDQISAGFQVLAGNSRYAMHDDATLDGNNPGNVLSPLPSASVFYSHSIDDRLKIGVGAYGNFGLAAHYGDWAGAGLVKDAGLIAFNLQPTVAYRVNDKWSVGAGLGISYGYFSLNRDAAGGEQKEKDYDWAANAHLGVLYDLDARTRFGLKYTSETRYDFAIDPQLSFSHTFRPVPDGAGVTVSRSWTLPLAAMVNSPQQLMFSGYHALNEQWAVLGNLGWQDWSRFGDSTIEAAGSEVSSGNKLQDTWHAALGIQYRPNEKWRFDGGIAYDTSIYQRQSDTSLTIPTGAEWRFGVGAQYRLDARSTVGAAFEYLRMQGSSVQNPLFKGEFETGHLYFFSANYAYTFD, from the coding sequence TTGAGCGCGCCCTCGGCCAGCGCCAGCGGCCTTTCCTTTTACGAAACCGGCGGACCCGAGGTCGGCCTGGCAGGCGCGGGGATGGCCGCACGCGCGCAAGATGCCACGACCATTCTCGGCAACCCGGCGGGGATGACCCATCTGGCGGGAGACCAGATCAGCGCCGGCTTTCAGGTCCTGGCCGGGAACAGCCGTTACGCGATGCACGACGACGCGACGCTTGACGGGAATAACCCGGGCAATGTGCTGTCGCCGCTGCCGTCGGCCAGCGTTTTCTACAGCCATTCGATCGACGACCGGCTCAAGATCGGTGTCGGTGCCTATGGCAACTTCGGTCTGGCTGCACACTACGGCGACTGGGCCGGCGCGGGCCTGGTCAAGGATGCCGGGCTGATTGCATTCAACCTCCAGCCGACGGTGGCATATCGCGTCAACGACAAGTGGTCGGTCGGCGCAGGCCTGGGCATCAGCTATGGCTATTTTTCGCTGAATCGCGATGCGGCCGGTGGCGAGCAGAAGGAGAAGGACTACGACTGGGCGGCGAACGCGCACCTGGGCGTGCTGTACGACCTCGACGCGCGCACGCGCTTCGGCCTCAAGTACACCAGCGAGACCCGGTACGATTTCGCCATCGACCCGCAACTGTCGTTCAGCCACACCTTCCGGCCCGTTCCGGACGGCGCCGGGGTCACCGTCTCGCGCTCGTGGACCCTGCCGCTGGCAGCAATGGTCAATTCGCCGCAGCAGCTGATGTTCAGCGGCTATCACGCGCTGAACGAGCAGTGGGCGGTGCTGGGCAACCTCGGCTGGCAAGACTGGTCGCGTTTCGGCGACAGCACCATCGAGGCAGCCGGCAGCGAGGTCAGTAGCGGGAACAAGCTGCAGGACACCTGGCATGCGGCACTGGGCATCCAGTACCGGCCGAACGAGAAATGGCGCTTCGACGGCGGCATCGCCTACGACACCTCGATCTACCAGCGCCAATCCGATACGTCGCTGACGATTCCGACAGGTGCAGAGTGGCGCTTTGGCGTGGGCGCCCAATACAGGCTCGATGCCCGATCCACGGTCGGCGCCGCATTCGAATACCTGCGCATGCAGGGCAGCTCGGTGCAAAACCCGCTGTTCAAGGGCGAATTCGAGACCGGGCATCTTTACTTCTTCTCGGCCAATTACGCATACACCTTTGACTGA
- a CDS encoding ABC transporter permease: MTYPMIETDPAVVRDEVPTERRFRSPGVLSGPWRFIAQRDWRGFALPLAVLALWWGVTRFDLANTEVLAPPQAVLVEGVKQIAGGGFVWDLLASVSRDLAGFTLGSLAGFALGTLLGTSRLAERLIAPSFNAVKQIALFAWIPLISVWFGMGEPAKVVFISLAAFYPVAINTFEGIRSVNRDYAEVARVYGFTRLQLWRRVILPAASPQIFTGLHLALIYAWLATIGAEYFLKSGYGVGNSMIDGREHFNMGSVLFGLVVVGSIGALLNRLAVRLEHRALKWRNRSA; encoded by the coding sequence ATGACTTATCCGATGATCGAAACCGATCCGGCCGTCGTCCGTGACGAGGTGCCGACCGAGCGCCGCTTCCGGTCCCCCGGCGTGCTGTCGGGACCGTGGCGCTTCATCGCACAACGCGACTGGCGCGGCTTTGCGCTGCCGCTGGCGGTGCTGGCGCTGTGGTGGGGCGTAACCCGCTTCGATCTGGCCAATACCGAGGTGCTGGCCCCGCCACAGGCGGTGCTGGTCGAAGGGGTGAAGCAGATCGCCGGCGGCGGCTTCGTCTGGGACCTGCTCGCCAGCGTCTCGCGCGATCTGGCCGGCTTCACGCTCGGCAGCCTCGCCGGGTTCGCGCTCGGCACGCTGCTCGGTACCTCGCGACTGGCAGAGCGGCTGATCGCGCCGAGCTTCAACGCGGTCAAGCAGATCGCGCTGTTCGCGTGGATTCCGCTGATCTCGGTCTGGTTCGGCATGGGCGAGCCGGCCAAGGTCGTGTTCATTTCGCTGGCGGCGTTCTACCCGGTGGCGATCAATACCTTCGAAGGCATCCGCAGCGTCAACCGCGACTACGCCGAGGTGGCGCGCGTCTACGGCTTTACCCGGCTGCAGCTGTGGCGTCGGGTAATCCTGCCGGCGGCCAGCCCGCAGATCTTCACCGGCCTGCATCTGGCGCTGATCTATGCCTGGCTGGCGACCATCGGCGCCGAGTATTTCCTCAAGTCCGGCTACGGCGTCGGCAACTCGATGATCGACGGCCGCGAGCACTTCAACATGGGCTCGGTACTGTTCGGCCTCGTCGTCGTCGGCAGCATCGGCGCGCTGCTGAACCGGCTCGCCGTTCGCCTCGAACACCGCGCGCTCAAGTGGCGCAACCGCAGCGCCTGA
- a CDS encoding TauD/TfdA family dioxygenase has product MTAVPPLTSQLSRAFHALNATGRPDAIQPPGEITIRKNDGALGAIVEGLDANRPQAAETLLRLKQAQHEHFILIFKGQQLSEEALLTFATYFGSVFNPPEDVPVLASADGGRTPDVVLVSNAPGGYTGNGELTPHADHQWTPIPSAGSLLYAVELPSSGGDTSFYNIHQAYEDLDAETRAQIAGLQHITYNPFLRIVDNARRAQRGQPPEWPAYRTPDREPLGPGFAAPLVRTHPDSGKKVLWLSTHTEDEVLGIDPAEGEALIARLRAHIQQPQYRYEHKWTLGDIVFWDNRATLHSRTAFPDTERRVLKRVSLAGSRPF; this is encoded by the coding sequence ATGACCGCCGTACCGCCGCTGACCAGCCAGCTCTCACGCGCCTTCCACGCGCTCAACGCCACCGGCCGCCCCGATGCGATCCAGCCGCCCGGCGAAATCACCATCCGCAAGAACGACGGCGCACTCGGCGCCATTGTCGAAGGCCTCGACGCCAACCGCCCGCAAGCGGCCGAAACCCTCCTCCGGCTCAAGCAGGCGCAGCACGAGCATTTCATCCTGATCTTCAAGGGCCAGCAGCTGTCCGAAGAAGCGCTGCTGACCTTCGCCACCTACTTCGGCTCGGTGTTCAACCCGCCGGAGGACGTGCCGGTGCTGGCATCGGCCGATGGTGGCAGGACGCCGGACGTGGTGCTGGTGTCGAACGCCCCGGGCGGCTACACCGGCAACGGCGAGCTGACGCCGCACGCCGACCACCAGTGGACGCCAATCCCGTCCGCCGGCTCGCTGCTGTACGCGGTTGAACTGCCGAGCTCCGGCGGCGACACCAGCTTCTACAACATCCACCAGGCGTACGAAGACCTCGACGCCGAAACCCGCGCGCAGATCGCCGGGCTGCAGCACATCACCTACAACCCCTTCCTGCGCATCGTCGACAACGCCCGTCGCGCCCAGCGCGGCCAGCCGCCCGAGTGGCCGGCGTACCGCACGCCCGATCGCGAACCGCTCGGCCCGGGCTTTGCCGCGCCGCTGGTCCGCACGCATCCGGACAGCGGCAAGAAGGTGCTGTGGTTGTCGACGCATACCGAGGATGAAGTCCTCGGCATCGATCCGGCCGAGGGCGAGGCGCTGATCGCCCGGCTGCGCGCGCACATCCAGCAGCCGCAATACCGCTACGAGCACAAGTGGACGCTCGGCGACATCGTGTTCTGGGACAACCGCGCCACCTTGCATTCGCGCACCGCCTTCCCGGACACCGAACGCCGCGTGCTCAAGCGCGTCAGTCTTGCCGGTTCGCGCCCGTTCTGA